The DNA segment AGGTCCTCGAATGCAGTGCCAATGACTGCTTGATTGTTCTGACGCAATGCAGCGCCACGCTGCTCAAGTCCGGCAATGCCCACTACACGTGGGGCTGCACCTGTTGGTGGCAAGTTTCCTCCAGGCGGATTGAATGAGCTACGAGACTGTGGAGGCGTGGCCCCAGGCCTGGGAACCGGCGGCGCGCTCTGAAGCAACCACTTTCGTTGCACCAATGCTTCCTGGAGTCGCTCTAGGAAAACCTTTTCGCCGCCAGCACGGAACGAGAATTTGATGGTTTCAATTGTCTGGTCGTCGACAATCGAGGAACGAGGCAAGCTTGGCCCTGGCGATTCTGGGCGTTTGAGAGAATCCTCAACAAGCCGTGAGGCACGGTTGGAGCTGGGTCCGAGAGGAGCTGAGCACATCTCACAACTCGTCATGCCAGGATAATTCTCGTACGTGCATCTTAGGCAGAGGTTCGATGATGGCGCTGGCGTGGAAGGGGACGAGCCATACGTAGGTGATGAGCTCGCGTCCAGAGAGTTGCGCGCAGTGCCAGGTAGGCTGTCAACGGGACCGCTTGGACGATTAGACATTGCTGCAATCGATGCCTTGATCATCAGGGCGAGCGGTGGCTTCACGCCGCACGCTTGACACGCTGGCAGCGGCGTGTACTGATTCGCTGTACCAGGATCAAAGTTGAGTGGCACCGAGTTCGACATGCCACAGATAGGGCAAATCCAAGTTGCATTTGGATCTGTCATGGGCGCCGGAGAGGGTGCAGACCGAGGCGACGAGCCATTCTGTCCGACTAAAGCATCGGCTGGCGATGGATAACGGGGCACAGGACTGCGGATACTGTTGAAGGCAGTCTTCTTTGGCGTCTTTGGAAAGAGCGTGATCTTGGCCGACGACTTCAGGAAGCCAGCATAGAATTCAGGACGATCAATCTCCTTCAGATCTACTGCGACCGAGTACTTTCTTGGCTCGGTGTTGTCCACATAGCAGACGCGATGCGAGGTCAGGTACGCGTGGCCGTTCTGATGGTTTGGAATTTTGTATTTGCCCTCATACAGGCCGACGCCATCCTGTACGAACAGCAGAGTCTCGTCATCGTATAGTTGTGGCCGGAGCGCGGTCGTCAGTTCCAGGTGGCGGAGAAACATTCGCAGACATAGGGACAGGCGACCAAGAAAATGGGGAAGCGCGTGAAGTCGTGTTCAGTTAGGGCTGTTCTTGTGCAACGCAATTGCCGGGGAAATTGATACGTGAGCCGAACGATGATGGAAAGGAAGAGACGAATATGGCGGGTTGGCGGCTACCACAGTATCTTCAAATGCAGCAAGCCGTGTGCTCAACAGTGAAGTGAATCGTCACGCTGCGAGCCAGAGCAAGATGTCATCGAGGAGCGAAAGATGTGCTGCCTCAGGCTGTACCAGGGCTGGGCTTGGCGATCTGTCATTTCGATTCCCGGCCTTCTCCACCTCCTTCCTCCCATTTCTCACCGTCCTTCCTGCCTCGACTGCATCGCCCGTTGCCCACACCCGCCCCGCGACTGCAGACGACGACTTGGAACGCTATAACACTGCAGCTTTCTCCGCACCAACCTTCCCTTTCCTCCATCACACTCTCCTCTAGCGACATCCACTCCCGCGAGCGACGTTCTGTTCCAGCCACCTCGGCAGATTGCTTTGTGCCGTCGCAATCTTGTCTCGAGTCCGCCCTCATAGTCCACACGTCGCCAGCTTCACCACCGTAGAGAACGCGCTCGGCGATGGCAGTGCAACCCGCGTACACGTCCGTGGCGGCGCGGCGGACGCTTGGTAGCGAGCCGACAGTCTCAGAGGCGAAGCCGAACTTGAACTTCCCTCCTGCGCTCAAAGCCTGGGTGGGGCGTGCCTTTTTCGAGTATAACAAACTCAAGACGGAGCCCGCCTACGCTGGCATCAGCGACGACCACATCAAACAAAAGTTATCCGCCACCATCAGAGAGACTCAGCAGAACGGGACCATGCACGAACGCGACTGGTCATCATATCCCCTGCCTCACCAGTTGATATTGGAAGAGCGCCAGCAAGCCGCCATGTACATGGCGCAGAACTCGTTACTAGCTAACCTGCATTCCGACCTCGGAGCATATGGCATCACGTCGTCTGGCGTGAATggcaggaagaggaagtcgCCCGACCAGGAGATGACTGATTCGAACGGCCGCCCCGTGACTCCACcatggaagaagtcgaacaCCAAGAGTATAGCCGACAGGATCACCGGCCAGAGTaagaagcaggagaagaagaacaagaacagcGCGAAGAACGGCAGGTTTGACAACAGCGAAGCGGCGCTCGAGAGGCGCCGTCAGCGCTTTGGCAACATTTCACCCACATCTTCGCCGCCTCATTCTCGTGATGATTCTCCTGCAGTGATCGCGAGTTCCGGACCCATTGTCGGCACCTGTGAGGTGCTAGAGAAGCGATATTTCAGATTGACAGCTCCTCCTAACCCAAACACCGTGCGGCCCCTTGCCCTCCTGGAGCAAGCCCTTGAACATGTCATTGCCAGATGGAAGGATACCAAAGACTATACATATGTCTGTGATCAACTGAAGGCCATTCGGCAGGATCTTACAGTACAACATCTGAAGAACCAATTTACAGTTCGAGTTTACGAGGTGCACGCGCGGATCGcactggagaagaaggacctgGGTGAGTACAATCAGTGTCAGACTCAGCTTCGAGCTCTGTACAAGATGAAGCTGGGGGAGAACGGCGGCAGTGGTGGCAACCAGGATGAGTTCACGGCGTATCGTATTTTGTACTTGATTTACACGCGCAACCGGACCGACATGAACAACATGTTGGCGGATCTAACCACAGCAGACAAGAAAGGGCCCTTTGTGCGTTTTGCGTTGAACGTTCGAGAAGCATTGGCTGCTGGCAACTACCACAGATTCTTCAAGCTTTACAAAGAAGCACACGACTGGCGCATGGCGCCATCCTTGATGGACATGTTCGTCGAGAGGGAACGCGTCATTGCAATGGCCGCCATGTCCAAGGCGTAAGTCTCAGTAGTCTCTGTCTCCCCACGTCAAACGCTAACATATTGCTCTTCAGGTACAAGCCCGATGTAAGCGCCAAATTTATCACCGAGGAACTACAtttcgaagaagacgaatcgGAATCAGTTTTCGAGGCCGATCACATTCAAGCATGCATCGATTTCATCAAGCGCCACGGCGGACAAGATCTCTTGCAAGAAAAGGATGGCGACGTCCGGGTCTCCACAAGCAAAGCGTACGGCTTGTTCGAAAAAGCAAGACAGTCTGCGTTTGGAGTTGTCGACATCAAGGGCCAGATATGAACCCCTCCCCTTTGCTGCGcacgccttcttctttgctatcACTGCTCGCTGTCACACTAACTTCCACTAAAGCGACACCGCGAGGCGGGACACGTTCGAGCGGGTATCTCACATGCTCAAACGTCCTGGCGCCGGGTAGTCATGGCAGACCTCACTGCAGCACATACTTACTTCAAGCCACACCAGACGAAGACCGGCCGCCTGGAAGACGGGGGCATCAGAGGAATAGGTGCACAATGGCGTTTGGATCCATGAAAGATTTGCGATTGCGTTACTTTCAGTTTTCTGCTTTGAGATACCACTGCGGCGAGTGTTTTGAGCATTTCAGGGCATACAGCCGGGGCATGGAGGTGGGGTGTTCCTGCGTAAAGAGCTCGAGACCGGACACAGCCTCGGTCGCTGGAGCGGCTTCGCAGGATAGGATAGTCTCTCGAATGAAGACTTTTTTGATTCTGAGTTCTCTGCTGTTTTATCACCATCCTAGCATTATTATCGAAGTAACTGTATATGCACTGCGCTATCCCGCGAATGCTATACTTTATACTGCGAATAGCAACTGTTCGGCGCCGATTCTGCTGGCTTCCGCTCTTGTTACCAGTTGACCGGAGCATTTGAGATTCTCTTTCGGCTGTTTGTTGTGTATTCTCGCTATCGGAATGGACGTTTCTCATAACACCGCAGATTGGGAAACGACTGAACGACGTCTTGCAACGAGTCTTTTTGCTGAAATGCATTGCTAGGTACCAATACTTTGCAGTTGCATCATTGCTATGCACCACGGCACGGCAGCAGACAGGTCTATAATTGTTTCGGACATGCGTGAAGCTTTGTTGTTCCTGCAGGTTTGGGTTCTACTGCCGATGCACAGAGGTTCTCAGATGTCACATGGTTTGTGCAGGGTAGAGGCTGAAGGTTGTGCACGGGCGTTGTGGCCGCATGTTAGGTCGGGCGTTATTAGCCATGAGGTCGACTGTTGAAATGTCGATGTAACGTCTGGCCCAAGGAATGAGATGTATCGATCGAATCAATTACCGAATTGTCGTTTGGTCTACCGACTTCATGCCGTGGACATGGGTGGGAGGTAGAAGTCGCGATCATCGGTCGACTTCGATGCAAGCGCTTGCCAGGGACCGCCGTGGCGGGTCGAATGCTGAGCTGGGGCCGTGAGCTACCAACTGGCTGCTGGGCTAAGATGGTTGACGAATGGTGGAAGAAGGCGGCAGCGAATGCAACAAGTCATGCTTGCTTGCAGATGGCGAATCAAGATGGATGCGGAAGATGTCTGCACGACTGTGATCGATGAAGCTATCGTGGCGGCCATGCATGCAGAGTCGGGAGGCGCGGCGGCGTGCAGGACGATGCAGGCGTGGGAGTAGGAGAGGATTCTTGGGATTGGGCCGGGCGGCGCAGTGCGTGCATTGTCTGGTTCGGACGCACGTCGTTGGCGGTGGAGATGGGCGAAAAGATGCTGTGGATGCATCATGTGGGCGGGCTGTCTATTCGCGGTACTGGGTCGACGAGTAGAGACCCTTCGTCGGCATGTTCGAGAGGGCGTTTGCTacacttcttcctcctcacctGCTGTCTTCTGTCCCTTGCCTGGCGCAAATAATACTGTAGTTCTACTGTACCGCACAAAGCCGCCGTCGCTGCAGCTAGGACGAGTTGCAGTCTGTCTCCCTCTGCGATCGTCATCGGCGCACCCACCCACAGTCGCTTCATCGATCCGCTGCGTCACTTGCGCTGCgagcctccaccaccaaacGACGCTTGCCCCTCCAGCTGAGGAGTGCGGCGTGGTCGAAACTCCGCTTGCTGAGATACGAGACACCCGGCGCATCGTGCCATCTGCCGGCCGTCCTGGACAAAGAGCTGCCTGTCGCCTCATCCCATCATTGATTGTTTGTCCGACACACGTCTGTGACAGCAACATCCTCGGAGCCGTTATTAAGGTTCACTCCAGAGGGGAAACAAAGTCACACCACGAAAATTGCACGCTCACCACACGAGAGCACACGCGCCTGTCATACCAGCCCGACCAGCTGTCTCACGCGGAATCGACGACGTCGCCCTCTCGTTGCTCCGCCCCGCCGCCGCCCCGTGCGACTCGACGGGACGCGCTTGCCCGTCTGACTGCCCAACGCGATCGACCGCCCCGAGCAGCGAGCAGGCTGGGAGCGTGCTGAGCCACTTCCCGATCCAGATCCCAGCAGCGGGATATTGCAAAGGCCTGGCTCGCAAATCAATCACTTCCACCGCGCCCGACACTCGCCCTCATAttgccctgctgctgctcccacGCGCCCTCCGCCCACCGCGCCCACGTCCGCCGCCGACTCCTCGCGCGCCCGCAGATCGCTTTGAGCGAAGCTTTGCCGGCGCGGCGACATCCGTGAAGCATCATGAAGGTGGGTTTTGGGGGAAACGCTCGGCCAATGCGCCAGGGAGCGCGAGGAAGCTCAAAGCATGCTGACAATATTGATGGGGACAGTTCCGGAGATCGATCAAGAGCGACAAGCACGACTCGGCCAGTGCCCGAGCGGCCGCCAATATATCCATACCGCAAAAGGACGCCATTGCGATTGAGCCGCCCAAGAAGGTATGTCGAAATGTTGCGAGCGGACGGACGGTAACGCGGGGTCGCAACCATGGATAGGAGCAGCGCACACGCACCCACGCGCACAACTCATGTCGATAGACTCCTGGAAACTCTGAGACTAACTCTCGCTTCCCACAACAGGTCATCAAGGCCATCTACGACTACAATGCCCCGCCTGACACTCACATGTACCTGTCCTTCAGCGCCGGCGATTTTCTGCATGTTGTAGGCCGCGAACACGACTCCGACTGGTACGAAGCCTGCAACCCCCTGCGGAACGAGCGCGGGCTAGTGCCCGTCAAGTATTTCGAAAACGTGGGAAAGACGGTCAGAGACTCGGGTGACTCCTCCAAATCCCTCACAAGCGCGACCCACGACAGCGGCTACGCCGAGGGTGCATCACCGCCGAGCATCACCTCTGCACCTCGCATGCCCATGCCCATGCAGACCAATGGGGCATCTGCACAAGGCCATCGGCCGTCAAAGTCGTTTGGCAAGTCGCCGGCAGGGATCTATGGGATCGTGGCGTATGACTTCCATGCGGAAAGGCCAGATGAGCTGGATGCAAAAGAGGGAGAGGCTATCATCGTCATTGCACAGTCGAACCCGGAATGGTTCGTGGCGAAGCCCATAACACGGCTTGGTGGGCCTGGACTGATACCGGTGTCGTTCATTGAGATTCGAGACATGGTCACAGGGAAGGCAGCAGAAGATCCGCTGGCGGCGGTCAAGGCGGCTGGCATACCTCGAGTGGAAGAGTGGAAAAAGATGGCGGCCGAGTACAAAAATACAAGTATACCGCTGGGCACCGTCTCACAGTCGACTGTGGCTTCAATGGATAATGCCATGAGCAGGTTGAGTGTGCAGCAAAATGGGACGCAGCAAGCCAATGGCTCCATGCACTCCAGACAAGCCAGCTTCTcaacacaacaacaacagaaCATGTTCGCACCCGTCCGAGCATCCGTGCCTCGTTATACATATTCGGACGACAAGTTTCACTTCATTGTGGAATGCAAACTATCAAACAACTCGCATTGGGACCTGTCGAGGATATACGAGGACTTTTACGAATTACAGATCAACATGATTAATGCTTTCCCGGAAGAAGCAGGACAAGTACCTGGCAAGCCGAGAATACTACCATATATGCCAGGACCGGTCAAGTATGTGACGGACAACATTACGGAGGGACGAAGAGCGAACTTGGACGAATATTTACGAGATCTGTTGCGACTTCCGCAGCACATTATCTATTCTTCGCTCGTCAGGGCATTTTTCGCACCTCGAGAGGGCGATTATGAAGTCGACCCTTCAGCGGTGACTCTAGACGAACATGCACGACCGAACGAAGGAACGCAACGACACTCCCAAGCCAGCCAGAGCAGCGCACAATCTGGGCCTCAATTTTCAAGCCAGCCGGGCCAGGCACGAACACATCAGTACACGCAATCCCAACCCGTCAATGGTTCCTCTCATCGACCCTATCCTAGTCAAGCTTCCGCTTCCTTTACACCTGCCCCTCTCGCCCCTCCCAGCGTCTCCCGCCAACACACCAACGTCTCCCAAACCACTATGGGtagctcctcttccaccagcgCAGTTAAAGTCAAAGCCTGGTTTGATCGCGACACATGTGTCGTCATCCGCATGCCGGCTCGAGGGCAATTTGGGTTCGAAGATCTGCGAAAGAAAATCGTGGAAAGGAGGAAACTGGAATTTGGCGATCAGGCGGATGTGGTGGAAGCGGAAGATCTGGACATCGAATATAGGGATGAAAGGGATGGAGAGTATTATCGACTCGAGGGCGATGAGGATTTGGATATTGCTGTTGAGCGGAATGAGAAGTTGACGCTTGCTGTGAGGGCTGCGGCGGGGCCGCCTGGGGGAGGGGattaagaaagaagatgggAAACATCTTTCCCCTTCGCCATGCCGTCGCTGCTGTGGTGTGCGGCGTTCGACTGTGCGGAATGTGTTGCTGTTGGATTTGGCATTTAGGGGTTCGTTCCTTTTTTTGGTCTGGGGTTCTGGGGTTTTCTGCCTGCGTCTGGGGGCTTTTCTGAGAGCAAGAAAAACGAGTATACCCTTTTCCTTGTCGGTCTTGTTGTTTGGTTACTTGCTCTTGTCTTTGGTCTGGTGTTGAGTCGATATTTATCTTTT comes from the Cercospora beticola chromosome 4, complete sequence genome and includes:
- a CDS encoding uncharacterized protein (BUSCO:EOG09262LQT) yields the protein MFLRHLELTTALRPQLYDDETLLFVQDGVGLYEGKYKIPNHQNGHAYLTSHRVCYVDNTEPRKYSVAVDLKEIDRPEFYAGFLKSSAKITLFPKTPKKTAFNSIRSPVPRYPSPADALVGQNGSSPRSAPSPAPMTDPNATWICPICGMSNSVPLNFDPGTANQYTPLPACQACGVKPPLALMIKASIAAMSNRPSGPVDSLPGTARNSLDASSSPTYGSSPSTPAPSSNLCLRCTYENYPGMTSCEMCSAPLGPSSNRASRLVEDSLKRPESPGPSLPRSSIVDDQTIETIKFSFRAGGEKVFLERLQEALVQRKWLLQSAPPVPRPGATPPQSRSSFNPPGGNLPPTGAAPRVVGIAGLEQRGAALRQNNQAVIGTAFEDLEALMTSAKEVIQMAEQFARQANGAASDDTKRLILDSASALGLVTTKDMLGEGSSAEKLYITQLSRDLAEFLTDDRKGVLRKEGGIMSLVDLWQVFNKARNGIELVSPLDFEKAANMWDSLHMPVRLRRFKSGLLVVQERSRSDEKTIATILAWLREQAVLDPPTHDKILETSFGKGVTAHETAERFGWSVGVATEELEMAEETGTLCRDQCLDGTRFWENHFSPMVA
- a CDS encoding uncharacterized protein (BUSCO:EOG09261JVS), which encodes MKFRRSIKSDKHDSASARAAANISIPQKDAIAIEPPKKVIKAIYDYNAPPDTHMYLSFSAGDFLHVVGREHDSDWYEACNPLRNERGLVPVKYFENVGKTVRDSGDSSKSLTSATHDSGYAEGASPPSITSAPRMPMPMQTNGASAQGHRPSKSFGKSPAGIYGIVAYDFHAERPDELDAKEGEAIIVIAQSNPEWFVAKPITRLGGPGLIPVSFIEIRDMVTGKAAEDPLAAVKAAGIPRVEEWKKMAAEYKNTSIPLGTVSQSTVASMDNAMSRLSVQQNGTQQANGSMHSRQASFSTQQQQNMFAPVRASVPRYTYSDDKFHFIVECKLSNNSHWDLSRIYEDFYELQINMINAFPEEAGQVPGKPRILPYMPGPVKYVTDNITEGRRANLDEYLRDLLRLPQHIIYSSLVRAFFAPREGDYEVDPSAVTLDEHARPNEGTQRHSQASQSSAQSGPQFSSQPGQARTHQYTQSQPVNGSSHRPYPSQASASFTPAPLAPPSVSRQHTNVSQTTMGSSSSTSAVKVKAWFDRDTCVVIRMPARGQFGFEDLRKKIVERRKLEFGDQADVVEAEDLDIEYRDERDGEYYRLEGDEDLDIAVERNEKLTLAVRAAAGPPGGGD
- a CDS encoding uncharacterized protein (BUSCO:EOG092625AX) → MAVQPAYTSVAARRTLGSEPTVSEAKPNLNFPPALKAWVGRAFFEYNKLKTEPAYAGISDDHIKQKLSATIRETQQNGTMHERDWSSYPLPHQLILEERQQAAMYMAQNSLLANLHSDLGAYGITSSGVNGRKRKSPDQEMTDSNGRPVTPPWKKSNTKSIADRITGQSKKQEKKNKNSAKNGRFDNSEAALERRRQRFGNISPTSSPPHSRDDSPAVIASSGPIVGTCEVLEKRYFRLTAPPNPNTVRPLALLEQALEHVIARWKDTKDYTYVCDQLKAIRQDLTVQHLKNQFTVRVYEVHARIALEKKDLGEYNQCQTQLRALYKMKLGENGGSGGNQDEFTAYRILYLIYTRNRTDMNNMLADLTTADKKGPFVRFALNVREALAAGNYHRFFKLYKEAHDWRMAPSLMDMFVERERVIAMAAMSKAYKPDVSAKFITEELHFEEDESESVFEADHIQACIDFIKRHGGQDLLQEKDGDVRVSTSKAYGLFEKARQSAFGVVDIKGQI